The genomic stretch GTTGGCTAAGATAATAAACGAGATTAACAACATCCTATTGCCAAGGGTATGTTTTGGATGTAATGCCCAATTATTTAGGGAAGAGCATATTTTGTGTGCCGTTTGTCGACATGATGTGCCACTCACCGATCATAACTATCTGGAAGAAAACGCAGTGGACCGCATATTTTATGGTAGAATTCCGATAAAAAAGGCCGCATCTTTTGTTTTCTTCTCAAAAAATGGCCTTGTTAAAAATTTATTGCACTGGCTCAAATACAAAAATCAGGAACAGATAGGAGGCTTTTTGGGTGAATGGTGCGGCACCCTTTTAATGGAAAATGGGCAATTAAAAGACATTGATGTGGTGGTGCCTG from Flagellimonas oceani encodes the following:
- a CDS encoding ComF family protein is translated as MAKIINEINNILLPRVCFGCNAQLFREEHILCAVCRHDVPLTDHNYLEENAVDRIFYGRIPIKKAASFVFFSKNGLVKNLLHWLKYKNQEQIGGFLGEWCGTLLMENGQLKDIDVVVPVPLHPKKLKKRGYNQVALFAKTIAEQIGAAYCDDWLIKTKNIKTQTKKGRQSRWESSKDAFELNASNRRDFKHVLLVDDVITTGATIESCAQTLLRQKNITVSVLSMAMVPEG